The genomic window GTAGATCCCGGCCAGGATGGGCACTCCCACCTTTTCGAGTTCGGCGTGGCGGAAAAAGGTCGTGCCGTTGCCGCGGCGATTGGCGTAGACCTCTTCCTGCTCGGGAAGCTTGACGCCGCTGCAGTTGACCAGCCACACCAAGGGCACATGCAGGCGTTTGGCCATGTCGGTGACCCGGAGCTGGTTGTCGGCCTGCCCGGCGATCCATGCCCCGGCCATGACCTTGTTGTCGAACCCGATCACGACAGCCCACTTGCCGTTGATCTTGGCCAGGCCGTCGATGACACCGGTGGTCCCCTCCTCGTTGAACAGGGGGTCGTACAGGGTGTGCAGCGGGCACCAGGTGCCGGGATCGATCAGGTATTCGATCCGTTCCCAGACGGTCATCTGCCCGCGCTTCTTGATCTTTTCAGCCGGGATGCCCGCGTTTTTCACGGCCTCGATGGCCTCGGCCACCGTCTTCTCGACCTCGCGGATCTCCTTGACGTTCTGTTCCCCGGATTTCTTCTGTCCTTCGGTAAGCTCTTTACCGAAGGGTTCCATCTTCTCAAAATAGGGTCGCATGGTCTTCCTCCGTTTACGATCTACCGGTTTGCCTTCCGGATGCCGAGTTGATCGAGGGCCACGATCCACTTGCAGATGTTGGTGGACCCTTCGACGATCTGGTAGGTCGGGGCATCGCGGTAGTAGCGGGCCACGGGGTATTCCGTGGAGTAGCCGTAGGCCCCGAGGATCTTCATGGCCACCTGGGAAGCCTTGACGGCCACTTCACCGGCGAGGTACTTGGCCTGGGCGACCTCGAGTGTGTTGTTCAGGTTTCCCTGATCCTTCTGCCACGCGGCCTTGTAGACCACGAGCCTTGCCGCTTCGATCTCGCAGGTGATCTGGGCGATGAGGTCCTGGTTCATCTGGAACTGGCCGATGGGCTGGCCGAACTGCTCACGCTCCGCGCAGTAGGCGGTTGCGGCGTCCAGACAGGCCTGCGCGACGCCGATGCCGCCGGCGGCCGCCGAGAGGCGGGTCTGGTTCAGGGATCCGAAGACGATCTTGGCGCCGTCCCCGGGCTTGCCGAGGATGTTTTCTTTCGGGACCTTCGTGTCTTCCAGGTAGATCTCTCCGGTCGGTGAGGAGCGCGATCCCATCTTGTCCAGGTTCGTCGTGTGGATCCCGTTGAAGTTCTTGGGTTCGATGACAAAGGCCGAAAGGCCCCGGCCCCGGGCTTCTTTATCCGTGTAGGCATAAAAGATCAGGGCATCGGCGACCGAGGTGTTGGAGATCCAGGTCTTGGATCCGTTGATGAGCCAGTGGTCGCCCTTGTCGGCAGCCGTCGACTTCATGTTCATGACGTCGGAGCCGGCATTCGGTTCGGTGATGCCGAAGCCGCCCATGTATTCAGCGCTGACGAGCTTCGGGATGTACTTCTTCTTCAGGTCTTCCGTACCGTAGCGAAAGATCGTGAAGGCGCACCCGAGGGTCTGCATGTTGATCTGAACCCTGAGGGAACTCGAGGCCCGGGCGATTTCCTCCGTCAGGATCATGGCGGCCAGCCAGCCCATTTCATTGCCGCCGTACTCCTCGGGGATGACGGTGCCGAAGAATCCGAGCTCGCCCATGGGCCTGACGGCTTCTTCGTAAGGGAAATAATGCTTTTCATCCCATTCGTCCGCAAACGGGGCGATCTTTTCGGCGGCAAAGTCGCGCGCCATGTCACGCAGCATCTGTAGCTCTTCACTTAACTCAAATTCCATAAACATCTCCTCCTTTTTCATCCAGTTGGGGCAATCCCGCATGGCCACGCGCTGGCGTCAACGATCCGCCGATGTTTGTGCCCCATGATTGTTGATTCAACGGCTGCCAGGAAACTGGCCGCTTTTTGAACAGTATTCAAAAAATGCTATCTATAGAACAATCTATTTGGAATAGCAACCGGTAAATTTACATTGTAGCTATTTTCCAGATGCGCATCCGGAAAGGGGTTTTCGGCCGGTATCGGCGCGCAGTCCATGTGCCGCAGCGGCCTGCAGATCGCCCGTCAGGGTGCCGTCCCGCGGCGGATCGTGGAGACCTCGTGTCCATCCTGAAAGGATTTCCCTATACGACCTGGCTTCCAATCCGGAAGCGTAACCGGGACACCCGAATGGAGGGGCGTGCTCTTTGTTTTTTGACAAGTTCTGTCGAAAGTTTTAAAATAAAAAATTTCGAGTTTTGTAAATGGCTTCCATGCGGAAGCGACTTCCCGGTAGTAGCCGGATATCGATTCTGGATGAGGGTTTTTTCTTTACACCCTTCGGGTGCTCAGTCCCACCGCTTCGCGGCGGGTCCCGGTTTGGCAATATGA from Desulfatiglans anilini DSM 4660 includes these protein-coding regions:
- the acd gene encoding glutaryl-CoA dehydrogenase Acd; this encodes MEFELSEELQMLRDMARDFAAEKIAPFADEWDEKHYFPYEEAVRPMGELGFFGTVIPEEYGGNEMGWLAAMILTEEIARASSSLRVQINMQTLGCAFTIFRYGTEDLKKKYIPKLVSAEYMGGFGITEPNAGSDVMNMKSTAADKGDHWLINGSKTWISNTSVADALIFYAYTDKEARGRGLSAFVIEPKNFNGIHTTNLDKMGSRSSPTGEIYLEDTKVPKENILGKPGDGAKIVFGSLNQTRLSAAAGGIGVAQACLDAATAYCAEREQFGQPIGQFQMNQDLIAQITCEIEAARLVVYKAAWQKDQGNLNNTLEVAQAKYLAGEVAVKASQVAMKILGAYGYSTEYPVARYYRDAPTYQIVEGSTNICKWIVALDQLGIRKANR